The Daucus carota subsp. sativus chromosome 2, DH1 v3.0, whole genome shotgun sequence genome includes a window with the following:
- the LOC108209825 gene encoding serine/threonine-protein kinase D6PKL2, which yields MGSLSGTCEIVEEKEEHNYQAIHRSVAHGKEWKPPIHKQGRISSLEDDINKLFAAVSNKTSSKGPTLINQAGSAEPSKKDMKKPMRASTSTSGIGFSEPVSLKQALRGLCISQASEMAAMKRLSKMPGSPSVSELRGTRSPYRSVVVEAGGSGVSVAEGKQGKLEISLISEERTSSSLEKIPRYLQETKVKAVGQSANTSPQFVVPMAAKKTWSVNEKSDVEYSSEAIGKRSAKVEPLQDEISTLATSLPGHSKGCKSSKQGRSVSSSVKVLKIGKSGKKKSSTPFRLAIRGAPKVRLKSKFRTAASTSATVNCNKLSKATYNDTRVYKAGIGDKSSMKNKVKQVSISAPDVSSAHNNVKCKLDTSPHEVVCQTCQCSLKDASKVSKKNPLVASKSEDSPEPPLPVVAPGCSSTNFLSTASKPHTISYNSSLVAKTKKYPRPREKGDLSQSSKSSIGEFSSSTSLSEDSNLSGSSFGSRPHMSKDMRWSAIQHVTKQCGFLGLGHFNLLKKLGGGDIGTVYLAELIGTNCLFAIKVMDNEFLAKRKKIPRAQTEREILRILDHPFLPTLYAQFISDNLSCLVMEYCPGGDLHVLRQKQPCRYFTEQAARFYVAEVLLALEYLHMLGIVYRDLKPENIMVRENGHIMLTDFDLSLRCSVNPILLKTSTTAMEPPRMSGPCAGSNCIDPFCMQPSCQVSCFSPRLLPASAKARRAKAAFAAKMRSLPQLVAEPSDARSNSFVGTHEYLAPEIIKGEGHGSAVDWWTFGVLLYELLYGKTPFKGIGNDETLANVVLQNLRFPDTPLVSFQARDLIRSLLVKEPENRLGSERGTAEIKKHPFFDGLNWALIRCTVPPQLPEPSYIFSPQIQSQEKGTKYLEYGTTGEPLEFELF from the exons ATGGGATCACTATCTGGTACTTGTGAGATTGTTGAAGAGAAGGAAGAACATAATTACCAAGCAATTCACCGTTCAGTTGCACATGGCAAAGAGTGGAAACCTCCTATCCATAAACAAGGGCGCATTAGTTCTTTAGAAGATGATATCAACAAGCTCTTTGCAGCGGTTAGCAACAAAACTTCATCTAAAGGTCCGACATTGATTAATCAGGCAGGTTCTGCCGAACCAAGTAAGAAGGATATGAAAAAACCAATGAGAGCGAGTACATCTACTTCAGGAATTGGATTTTCTGAGCCGGTGTCTCTAAAGCAGGCTTTAAGGGGATTGTGCATCTCTCAGGCATCTGAAATGGCAGCTATGAAACGCCTATCAAAGATGCCAGGATCTCCTTCAGTTTCAGAACTTAGAGGCACAAGAAGCCCGTATAGGTCGGTTGTAGTTGAAGCAGGCGGTTCAGGTGTTTCTGTCGCTGAAGGTAAACAAGGCAAACTTGAAATATCTTTGATTTCAGAAGAGAGAACATCAAGCTCATTGGAGAAGATTCCTCGGTACCTCCAAGAGACCAAGGTTAAGGCAGTTGGGCAGAGTGCCAACACATCACCTCAATTTGTGGTCCCGATGGCTGCTAAGAAAACTTGGTCAGTGAATGAGAAAAGCGATGTTGAATATTCTTCTGAAGCAATTGGAAAACGATCTGCAAAGGTAGAGCCCTTACAGGACGAAATCAGTACGTTAGCTACTTCTCTACCTGGTCATAGTAAAGGCTGTAAATCATCTAAGCAAGGAAGAAGCGTCTCTTCTTCTGTAAAGGTTCTTAAAATTGGAAAAAGTGGTAAGAAGAAGAGTTCTACTCCATTCAGGTTAGCAATCAGAGGAGCACCCAAGGTAAGATTAAAAAGCAAATTTCGAACTGCTGCTTCTACATCTGCCACAGTAAACTGTAATAAGTTAAGCAAGGCAACATATAATGATACACGGGTATATAAGGCAGGCATTGGGGATAAGAGTTCTATGAAGAACAAAGTAAAGCAGGTTTCCATCTCAGCTCCTGACGTTTCTAGTGCACATAATAATGTCAAATGCAAGTTAGATACTAGTCCACACGAAGTGGTATGTCAGACTTGTCAGTGTTCGCTGAAAGATGCAAGTAAAGTGTCCAAGAAAAACCCTCTAGTGGCATCAAAAAGTGAAGACTCTCCAGAACCTCCATTGCCAGTTGTTGCTCCTGGGTGCAGTTCAACTAATTTTCTGAGCACTGCAAGCAAACCCCACACTATTTCTTATAATAGTTCTCTTGTTGCGAAAACGAAGAAGTACCCGAGACCTAGAGAAAAAGGGGATCTATCACAGAGCTCTAAAAGTAGTATTGGTGAATTCAGTAGCAGcacaagcctcagtgaagacaGCAATCTCAGTGGATCTAGTTTTGGCAGTAGGCCGCATATGTCAAAAGATATGAGGTGGTCAGCCATACAGCATGTGACAAAGCAGTGTGGATTTCTAGGTTTGggacattttaatttattaaaaaagctTGGTGGTGGAGACATTGGTACGGTATATCTTGCTGAACTGATTGGGACGAATTGTCTATTTGCGATAAAAGTCATGGACAACGAGTTTTTGGCGAAAAGGAAGAAGATACCAAGGGCCCAAACTGAGAGAGAAATCCTAAGAATTCTGGATCATCCTTTTCTCCCCACATTATATGCCCAATTCATTTCAGATAATCTGTCCTGCCTGGTTATGGAGTATTGTCCAGGTGGGGATCTGCATGTACTCCGTCAAAAGCAGCCATGCAGATATTTTACAGAACAAGCAGCAAG ATTCTATGTTGCTGAGGTCCTCCTTGCCCTTGAATACTTGCATATGCTTGGTATAGTCTATAgagatttaaaacctgaaaacatTATGGTCCGAGAAAATGGTCATATCATGCTTACAGATTTTGACCTTTCACTTAGATGTTCTGTAAACCCAATTCTCCTGAAAACATCTACCACTGCCATGGAGCCACCACGGATGTCAGGTCCATGTGCCGGATCCAACTGCATTGACCCCTTCTGCATGCAGCCTTCTTGTCAAGTCTCTTGCTTCAGCCCTAGGCTATTACCCGCTTCTGCAAAAGCAAGGAGGGCAAAAGCGGCTTTCGCGGCTAAAATGCGCTCATTGCCACAGCTCGTTGCCGAACCATCAGATGCACGATCTAATTCCTTTGTCGGTACTCATGAGTATCTTGCTCCTGAGATCATCAAAGGAGAGGGACATGGGAGTGCTGTTGACTGGTGGACATTTGGTGTACTTCTATATGAACTTCTCTATGGGAAGACACCCTTTAAAGGTATAGGAAATGATGAAACATTAGCAAATGTGGTACTCCAGAACCTTAGGTTTCCTGATACCCCACTCGTGAGTTTTCAAGCTAGAGATCTCATTAGAAGCTTATTGGTGAAAGAACCTGAAAATAGGTTAGGATCCGAGAGAGGAACTGCCGAGATCAAGAAGCACCCTTTCTTTGATGGACTTAACTGGGCACTGATACGCTGCACAGTTCCCCCTCAGTTACCAGAACCTTCCTATATATTTTCTCCACAAATACAGTCCCAGGAGAAGGGGACCAAGTACCTGGAGTATGGGACTACAGGCGAGCCCCTGGAATTTGagttattttag
- the LOC108208708 gene encoding probable purple acid phosphatase 20, with product MAAKGYCYSGLVMLTILMIMASWASSVHSYHRPPARNSVFLSVPQDSDPSSPQQVHISLVGNDKMRISWITDDLVESTVEYGTSAGFKAGTSATGTYSTYKYAVYTSGYIYDVIIGPLKPSTTYFYRCGGSSQEFNFETPPPQFPIKFAVVGDLGQTEWTQSTLDHVSKSNYDVLILPGDLSYADFDQPKWDSFGRLVEPLASQRPWMVTQGNHDVEKMPVIHNTPFTAYNARWKMPYAQSGSDSNLYYSFEVTGVHVVMLGSYTDFSSGSDQYQWLQADLKKVDRTRTPWLFVIIHAPWYNSNTAHQGESESVDMKASMEDLIFGAHADIVFAGHVHAYERFTRVYKDQANNCGPVYINIGDGGNREGLASKYQYPQPSISLFREASFGHGELEVVNSTHTQWTWHRNDDDEAVVSDQVWLQSLAANTGCSA from the exons ATGGCGGCCAAAGGGTATTGTTATTCAGGCCTCGTCATGTTGACGATTCTGATGATTATGGCTTCATGGGCTTCTAGTGTTCATTCTTATCACAGGCCTCCTGCCCGCAACTCTGTCTTTCTTTCCGTTCCTCAAGACTCTGATCCCTCTTCTCCCCAACAG GTGCACATATCTCTGGTGGGAAATGATAAGATGAGGATATCATGGATCACAGATGACCTTGTAGAATCCACTGTAGAATACGGTACCTCTGCAGGATTTAAAGCTGGGACTTCAGCAACCGGGACTTATTCTACTTACAAATATGCAGTCTATACGTCCGGCTATATTTACGATGTTATCATCGGCCCGTTGAAGCCTAGCACGACGTACTTCTATCGCTGTGGTGGCTCCTCTCaggaatttaattttgaaactcCTCCGCCTCAATTTCCAATCAAATTTGCAGTAGTTg GAGACCTTGGACAAACTGAATGGACTCAATCAACACTTGACCACGTATCGAAATCCAATTATGATGTGTTGATTCTTCCAGGGGACTTGTCGTACGCGGATTTTGATCAGCCTAAATGGGACTCTTTTGGTCGCCTAGTCGAGCCATTGGCAAGCCAACGTCCGTGGATGGTGACACAAGGGAACCACGATGTGGAAAAGATGCCAGTTATTCACAATACGCCCTTTACGGCTTACAATGCGAGATGGAAAATGCCATATGCACAGAGTGGTTCAGATTCCAACTTATACTATTCTTTTGAAGTTACTGGAGTTCATGTCGTTATGCTGGGCTCTTATACTGATTTTAGCAGTGGCTCTGATCAGTACCAGTGGCTACAGGCTGATTTGAAAAAAGTCGATAGGACACGAACACCGTGGCTATTTGTGATCATTCATGCGCCCTGGTACAACTCCAATACTGCTCATCAAGGAGAGAGTGAATCAGTTGACATGAAAGCATCCATGGAAGATTTGATATTTGGAGCACACGCAGATATTGTATTTGCAGGCCATGTCCATGCCTACGAGCGCTTT ACGCGAGTATACAAAGATCAAGCCAACAATTGTGGTCCGGTGTATATCAACATTGGGGATGGTGGCAACCGTGAAGGCTTAGCCAGCAA GTACCAGTATCCGCAACCAAGCATATCACTGTTTAGGGAGGCTAGCTTCGGACACGGTGAATTGGAGGTGGTCAATTCGACACATACACAATGGACCTGGCATAGGAATGATGACGATGAAGCTGTTGTGTCTGATCAAGTATGGCTGCAGAGCCTTGCAGCTAACACTGGTTGTTCGGCTTAG